In the genome of Candidatus Eisenbacteria bacterium, one region contains:
- a CDS encoding EutN/CcmL family microcompartment protein: MRTGLVLGNLVAEIRHPDLAGLKLLWVEGLDIDGRATGKRELAVDCVDAGAGDRVLIFDEGNGAAQILKRSRGAIRTLIVGVVDAMERTAEVPEINSSPK; this comes from the coding sequence ATGCGCACCGGGCTTGTTTTAGGTAATCTGGTGGCGGAAATCCGCCATCCCGACCTGGCGGGACTCAAGCTGCTCTGGGTCGAGGGGCTGGATATCGATGGCCGTGCGACGGGCAAGCGGGAGCTTGCGGTCGATTGCGTTGACGCCGGCGCGGGTGACAGGGTTCTTATCTTCGATGAGGGGAACGGCGCCGCGCAGATTTTAAAGAGGTCGCGCGGAGCGATCCGGACTCTGATCGTCGGTGTGGTGGATGCGATGGAACGGACCGCGGAGGTTCCGGAAATCAACTCTTCGCCTAAATAG
- the hpt gene encoding hypoxanthine phosphoribosyltransferase — MSTRANSMRTLINTESIAIRTRQLAEEISRDYEGRVPVLVGLLKGSVYFLSDLIRYMSCEHEVDFISISSYGSSTESSGIVRMLKDLERDVSGRDLIIVEDIIDSGISLDYICRNLASRNIRSLRICTLLDKRDRREREVDVHYVGFIIPNEFVVGFGLDFAERFRHLSEIAVMESEDLENISE, encoded by the coding sequence ATGTCAACCCGGGCAAATTCTATGAGAACTCTAATAAATACGGAAAGCATCGCCATCCGCACCCGTCAGCTGGCGGAAGAGATCTCGAGGGATTATGAGGGAAGGGTTCCTGTCCTCGTGGGGCTTCTCAAGGGATCGGTCTACTTCTTGTCGGATCTGATCCGCTACATGAGCTGCGAGCATGAGGTCGACTTCATCTCGATCTCGAGTTATGGAAGTTCCACCGAATCGAGCGGGATTGTGCGGATGCTCAAGGACTTGGAACGGGATGTCAGCGGCAGGGATCTCATCATCGTTGAGGACATTATCGACAGCGGTATCAGCCTGGACTATATCTGTCGGAATCTGGCCTCAAGAAATATCCGCAGTCTCAGGATTTGCACCCTGCTCGATAAGCGGGATAGGCGGGAGCGGGAGGTCGACGTCCATTACGTCGGGTTTATCATTCCCAATGAATTCGTCGTCGGGTTTGGGCTTGATTTTGCGGAACGTTTCCGGCATCTCAGCGAGATCGCCGTGATGGAATCCGAGGACCTCGAAAATATTTCGGAGTGA
- a CDS encoding response regulator has product MIETKKGKYILVAEDDPTNQYVFRKILERAGYDVEIAEHGQKALEACKARRPDLILMDMMMPILNGYETVAIMVQDPNLDDIPILALTANAMRGDEIKTREAGCDDHIAKPVQMKEFLDKIESWLKRDPKTWMPARIAGREPPLSATG; this is encoded by the coding sequence ATGATTGAAACGAAAAAAGGGAAATACATCCTTGTGGCTGAAGATGATCCCACCAACCAGTACGTTTTCCGGAAGATACTTGAAAGGGCTGGTTATGATGTGGAGATTGCGGAACATGGTCAGAAGGCTTTGGAAGCCTGCAAGGCCAGGCGTCCCGATCTGATCCTGATGGATATGATGATGCCGATCCTTAACGGTTATGAAACCGTGGCCATCATGGTTCAGGATCCGAACCTTGATGATATCCCGATACTGGCATTGACCGCCAACGCCATGCGGGGCGATGAGATTAAGACAAGAGAAGCGGGATGCGACGATCATATCGCCAAACCGGTTCAAATGAAGGAGTTCCTCGATAAAATCGAGAGTTGGCTGAAGAGGGATCCCAAAACCTGGATGCCGGCGAGAATCGCGGGCCGTGAACCGCCGCTATCCGCTACCGGATAG
- the add gene encoding adenosine deaminase, whose amino-acid sequence MTKQSVPRSLIAQLPKTDLHVHLDGSLRPTTLLELAAEQRISLPVNSLDELDSWLDAAHGSLPTYLEIFETTLKVLQTPDALKRVSYELAEDAHNENVRYLEVRFSPTLHHNAGLTTTKIIDAVVEGMNEARDKLGIRSGVILCGIRTISPEESLRLAGHAVNYKGRGVVAFDLAGAEKDYPAKDHLKAFYTILNNNVNCTVHAGEGFGAASINQAIHYCGAHRIGHGTRLMEDPDLHNYVRDHRIPLEMCLTSNVDTGATESFGTHPFKAYFDSALRVTLNTDNRFVSRTTMTNELDLACRTFGFSIYDLRRILINGFKSAFIPHDEKVAVLHQAIDEMDRLFRDYYPDTYRAYRTFL is encoded by the coding sequence ATGACAAAGCAAAGTGTTCCGCGATCCCTGATTGCGCAACTCCCTAAAACCGATCTGCATGTGCATCTCGACGGCAGTCTGCGGCCGACGACCTTGCTGGAATTGGCGGCTGAGCAGCGGATTTCCCTTCCTGTCAATTCACTCGATGAATTGGATAGTTGGCTCGATGCGGCGCATGGTTCGCTTCCAACCTATCTTGAGATTTTTGAAACCACTCTCAAAGTATTACAAACGCCGGATGCCCTGAAACGAGTTTCATATGAACTCGCCGAAGATGCGCATAATGAGAATGTCAGATATCTGGAGGTCCGCTTCAGCCCCACCCTTCATCACAATGCCGGGCTCACGACAACAAAGATAATCGACGCGGTCGTGGAGGGCATGAATGAAGCGAGAGATAAGCTGGGGATCCGCTCAGGCGTGATTCTCTGCGGAATCCGCACCATCAGCCCCGAAGAAAGCCTTCGCCTGGCGGGGCACGCCGTCAATTACAAAGGACGCGGCGTAGTCGCCTTCGATCTGGCCGGCGCAGAGAAAGATTATCCGGCGAAGGATCATTTGAAGGCTTTTTATACAATCCTCAATAATAATGTGAATTGCACGGTTCATGCGGGCGAAGGATTCGGAGCGGCCTCAATCAACCAGGCGATACACTACTGCGGCGCGCACCGGATCGGACATGGAACCCGTCTGATGGAAGATCCGGATCTTCACAATTACGTCAGGGATCACAGAATCCCTCTGGAGATGTGTTTAACAAGCAATGTCGATACCGGAGCCACCGAGAGCTTTGGAACGCATCCTTTCAAGGCCTATTTCGACAGCGCTTTGCGCGTGACCCTCAACACCGATAATCGTTTCGTCTCCCGGACCACAATGACCAATGAGTTGGATCTTGCCTGCCGGACCTTTGGATTTTCGATTTATGACCTGCGGCGGATCCTGATTAACGGATTCAAGAGCGCTTTTATTCCCCACGACGAAAAGGTCGCCGTCCTTCATCAGGCGATCGATGAGATGGATCGCCTCTTCAGGGATTACTATCCGGATACCTATAGAGCCTACCGGACCTTCTTGTAA
- a CDS encoding response regulator gives MLIHIIQRHLSSLHGRVALLVWSVCAASMALYVGFHLASEQKVSLKNAAQEIESLTKIMASNVGDGSNPMAKESIRETLESAFLMPGITYAALYDGRGLQTVILGETPGEIVVNPGNLSGTELTREDDSFLVQSPVRNAHDEIIGAVVLRRSLEDVKARTHHVVSRNIALLLAILTIGLAAAIWFAKGISKPIMGLARAAEIFAGGEKPTEMPAKQGILEIDVLAEMFKSMMKRIEKHRLEIEEQKRTLEVKVQERTEELKQKNMELAFQNEKVMEANRLKTRFLANMSHELRTPLNGILAISEMLKEGMSGELEPEQQKQVEIIHRSGTTLLTLINDTLDLSLVESGRMEFRRRNVKIVQYLREEVEAFRVLAEAKNLIYEVVEQNAGDEEVFVDPDRIRQVLINMINNAIKFTDSGSVRVVLEQIRGGRVLRATVQDTGIGISSEDQATIFQEFRQLDATASRRHGGTGLGLAICKRLLNLMGGEIWVDSEEGMGTTFSVVIPLTQEEERAPGKGYAVSPTRDAVLSSVAGRILIIDEDQIGSSRISSMFRKRGIEVVLVSNGEEGLRALRNSKFHALLLSLSLPQMDSITILKAIESYPDISSLHIAVTASRDLTNEESEYLKKRSIAVFRTGQIGLDTLMDEVCNSLPGVQAQRPAKNAA, from the coding sequence TTGCTTATCCACATTATCCAAAGGCATTTATCTTCCCTGCACGGGAGGGTGGCGCTGCTGGTCTGGTCTGTTTGTGCCGCCAGCATGGCTCTCTATGTCGGTTTTCATTTGGCCTCCGAACAAAAAGTCTCACTGAAAAACGCCGCCCAGGAAATTGAAAGCCTGACAAAGATCATGGCCTCCAACGTCGGCGACGGTTCCAATCCGATGGCCAAAGAATCGATTCGTGAAACCCTTGAATCGGCCTTTCTCATGCCGGGGATTACCTATGCGGCCCTCTATGACGGCAGGGGGCTCCAGACGGTCATCCTGGGTGAAACCCCGGGAGAGATTGTCGTGAATCCCGGGAATCTCAGCGGCACCGAACTTACCCGGGAGGATGACAGCTTCCTCGTCCAATCGCCGGTGAGGAATGCGCACGATGAAATCATCGGCGCCGTCGTACTGAGACGATCGCTCGAGGATGTCAAAGCGCGCACGCATCATGTCGTGTCTAGAAATATCGCGCTGCTGCTGGCGATTCTGACAATCGGTCTTGCCGCCGCTATTTGGTTTGCCAAGGGTATATCAAAACCGATTATGGGACTGGCTCGCGCCGCAGAGATTTTCGCCGGCGGTGAAAAACCGACCGAGATGCCCGCCAAACAGGGAATTCTTGAAATCGATGTTTTGGCTGAAATGTTCAAGAGCATGATGAAGAGAATAGAGAAGCACCGGCTGGAAATCGAGGAGCAGAAACGGACCCTGGAAGTCAAAGTACAGGAGAGGACGGAGGAACTTAAACAAAAGAACATGGAGCTGGCCTTTCAGAATGAAAAGGTTATGGAAGCCAATCGCTTGAAGACGAGGTTTTTGGCCAATATGAGCCATGAACTGAGAACGCCTCTCAATGGTATTCTGGCGATTTCGGAGATGCTGAAAGAGGGAATGAGCGGGGAGTTGGAACCGGAGCAACAGAAACAGGTCGAAATCATCCACCGCAGCGGGACAACCCTTCTGACATTGATCAACGATACACTGGATTTGTCCTTGGTCGAGTCCGGCCGAATGGAATTCCGCCGGCGCAATGTAAAGATTGTGCAATATCTTAGAGAAGAGGTCGAGGCATTCCGTGTCCTTGCCGAAGCCAAGAATTTGATTTACGAAGTCGTCGAACAAAACGCCGGTGATGAAGAGGTTTTTGTCGATCCCGACCGCATACGCCAAGTCCTCATTAATATGATCAATAACGCCATCAAGTTTACCGATTCGGGTTCGGTTCGTGTCGTATTGGAACAGATTCGAGGCGGGCGCGTGCTTCGAGCGACGGTTCAGGATACAGGCATCGGTATTTCATCTGAAGACCAAGCGACGATCTTCCAGGAGTTCAGGCAACTGGATGCGACAGCAAGCCGCCGCCATGGCGGGACGGGGTTGGGGCTGGCTATTTGTAAGAGGTTGCTCAATTTAATGGGTGGGGAAATTTGGGTGGATAGTGAGGAGGGGATGGGTACGACCTTCTCCGTAGTCATCCCTCTGACTCAGGAGGAGGAGCGGGCGCCCGGAAAGGGTTACGCGGTGTCTCCGACAAGAGATGCCGTGCTCAGTTCCGTGGCGGGCCGCATACTGATCATCGATGAGGACCAAATCGGGTCCTCCAGGATTTCATCAATGTTTCGCAAACGAGGGATTGAAGTTGTTCTGGTATCCAACGGGGAAGAGGGCTTGCGGGCTCTCCGAAACTCAAAGTTTCATGCGCTGCTGCTGAGTCTCTCGCTTCCGCAGATGGATAGCATAACAATTCTAAAAGCGATTGAATCCTATCCTGACATCTCAAGCCTTCACATTGCTGTGACGGCCTCGAGAGATTTGACGAATGAAGAAAGTGAGTATCTAAAAAAACGTTCAATTGCGGTGTTCCGAACAGGTCAGATTGGATTGGATACCTTGATGGATGAGGTATGCAATTCACTTCCGGGAGTTCAGGCTCAGCGACCGGCCAAGAATGCGGCTTGA
- a CDS encoding HAD hydrolase-like protein encodes MPEYSRLLLFDIDGTLLHTRGAGQKAFRRALEKYLGEEIPQVHVNYAGRTDLSILMETLRLLEHPMPPDPLLMRAILDAYVGFLAEEVPHANLLTVCPGIPALLDEISDDPEICLGLLTGNAEKGAQYKLKYFQLEHYFPIGAYGDHSLHRHELVGIAVKRAERHWSHRWLPSTVWLVGDTPQDIEAARISGVHIAAVATGPYSTDDLAALKPDLLLHDLSGPETLRLLTGKAV; translated from the coding sequence ATGCCGGAATACAGCCGTCTGCTGCTCTTTGATATTGACGGTACCCTTCTGCATACCCGCGGAGCGGGGCAAAAGGCCTTCAGGCGGGCCTTGGAAAAATACCTGGGGGAAGAAATCCCCCAGGTTCATGTCAATTATGCGGGACGGACGGATCTTTCTATCCTCATGGAGACCCTTCGACTGCTTGAACACCCGATGCCCCCCGACCCGCTATTGATGAGGGCGATCCTCGACGCCTATGTCGGTTTTCTGGCGGAAGAGGTGCCGCACGCCAACCTGCTGACCGTTTGTCCCGGTATCCCGGCCTTGCTGGATGAAATCAGCGATGATCCTGAAATCTGCCTGGGTCTATTGACCGGAAATGCCGAAAAGGGCGCTCAGTACAAACTGAAGTATTTTCAACTTGAACATTATTTCCCGATCGGGGCCTATGGAGATCATTCCCTGCACCGGCACGAATTGGTCGGCATCGCCGTCAAACGAGCTGAAAGGCATTGGTCGCATAGATGGCTTCCGTCGACGGTTTGGCTTGTGGGCGATACACCCCAGGATATTGAAGCGGCACGGATCTCCGGAGTTCATATCGCCGCCGTGGCGACAGGCCCTTATTCAACGGATGATCTGGCCGCCCTGAAACCCGACCTTCTGCTTCACGATCTTTCCGGCCCGGAAACCCTGCGGCTCCTTACCGGGAAGGCCGTCTAG
- a CDS encoding ABC-F family ATP-binding cassette domain-containing protein yields MLKVHQLAKSFGGQILFNEISWTLGGSDRVGLVGANGSGKSTLLRILLGQIEPDNGTVDRPAAGSMGYLAQNDFTLTSGLEGTPEEEAWSAFPEICDIEKRLDELRRDEGGDAQEEMDLIHRRQILEVDDVTSRISRTLAGLGFRQEEIRRPLHTFSHGWQMRAALARLLLMEPSLLLLDEPTNHLDLESREWLAEFLGAFKGSLVVVSHDRDFLDQTVTRITEILGGGLEDYRGGYSDYEQQKVERHALRWKAYKRQTEEIKRTRDWIARYHAQKRLASRVQSRIRMLEKMERLPSPEAPPPEMKARFPDPSPTPRLICRLTGIKKSYGEKKVLDHLDLELHRGDRLAIVGSNGVGKSTLLRILCGRESIQEGKIHMAPEVSLGLFSHDQIQAWDRSTTVLEMAVHTKPDEATQRLRTLLGAFLFRKDDVDKPIGALSGGERSRLALACLLLKAPNLLVLDEPTNHLDLVSIEALLKALEEYAGTIIFVAHDRYFLKRLATKVAWPLDGRFQIYPGRYEEYLWARRNRPQSFEAGGEEASDPAPVPDEDAGQPGREAAAEAPAPPDPRSEAKQRQRLATRRAKRLKELEGKIQELEERKRRYEEAFARPDFFDDADRSRPYLESHKETVAALEKLFEEWIEIENEEIDEPRDERG; encoded by the coding sequence TTGCTTAAGGTGCACCAGCTCGCCAAGTCGTTTGGCGGGCAAATCCTTTTTAATGAGATTTCCTGGACTCTCGGTGGGTCGGACCGTGTGGGATTGGTGGGGGCCAATGGTTCCGGTAAGTCGACACTCCTGCGGATCCTGCTGGGCCAGATCGAGCCGGATAACGGAACGGTGGACCGTCCGGCGGCTGGATCGATGGGTTACCTGGCGCAGAATGATTTCACATTGACCTCGGGCCTGGAGGGCACCCCGGAAGAGGAGGCGTGGTCGGCTTTCCCTGAGATCTGTGACATCGAGAAGCGGCTGGATGAACTCCGGCGCGATGAGGGAGGCGATGCGCAGGAGGAGATGGATCTCATCCACCGCCGGCAAATTCTCGAGGTCGATGACGTCACATCCCGTATCTCCCGAACGCTGGCCGGCCTGGGATTCAGACAGGAAGAGATCCGGCGCCCCTTGCATACCTTCTCCCACGGCTGGCAAATGAGGGCGGCGCTCGCCAGATTGCTACTTATGGAACCCTCCCTGCTCCTGCTGGATGAGCCGACAAACCACCTCGATCTGGAATCCCGTGAATGGCTGGCCGAGTTTCTCGGCGCCTTTAAAGGCTCCCTGGTCGTGGTATCCCATGATCGCGATTTCCTGGATCAAACCGTAACGCGGATCACTGAAATTCTGGGCGGGGGATTGGAGGATTATCGCGGGGGATATTCCGATTACGAGCAGCAGAAAGTGGAACGCCACGCTCTGCGCTGGAAGGCGTACAAGCGGCAGACCGAGGAGATCAAGCGCACCCGCGATTGGATCGCTCGTTATCATGCGCAGAAACGACTGGCTTCCCGTGTTCAGAGCCGGATTCGGATGCTGGAGAAGATGGAGCGGCTGCCCTCGCCGGAAGCCCCGCCCCCTGAAATGAAAGCGCGCTTTCCAGATCCCTCCCCGACACCCCGTTTGATCTGCCGCCTGACCGGTATCAAGAAGAGCTATGGAGAAAAGAAGGTCCTCGATCATCTCGATCTTGAGCTGCACCGGGGTGACCGTCTGGCGATCGTCGGCTCCAACGGTGTTGGAAAATCGACCCTCCTGCGGATTCTGTGCGGCAGAGAATCCATCCAAGAGGGAAAGATTCATATGGCTCCCGAGGTCTCCCTCGGTCTCTTCTCCCACGATCAGATACAGGCTTGGGATCGCAGCACCACCGTCTTGGAAATGGCCGTCCATACGAAGCCTGATGAAGCGACGCAACGCCTCCGGACCCTGCTGGGAGCCTTTCTTTTTCGAAAGGATGATGTCGATAAACCGATCGGCGCCCTTTCGGGCGGTGAGAGAAGCCGGCTGGCCCTCGCTTGTCTTTTGTTAAAGGCTCCGAATTTGCTCGTGTTGGATGAGCCGACGAACCATCTCGATCTTGTTTCGATAGAAGCCTTGCTGAAGGCGCTGGAAGAGTATGCGGGCACCATTATTTTTGTCGCGCATGACCGGTATTTTCTCAAACGACTCGCGACCAAAGTCGCCTGGCCGCTCGACGGCCGATTCCAGATCTATCCGGGCCGGTATGAAGAATACCTTTGGGCTCGGCGGAACAGGCCTCAGTCTTTCGAAGCCGGAGGGGAGGAGGCTTCCGATCCCGCACCGGTCCCGGATGAGGATGCCGGCCAGCCCGGGCGGGAGGCCGCCGCTGAAGCGCCGGCCCCCCCTGATCCCCGCAGCGAAGCCAAACAACGGCAGCGTCTCGCCACCCGCAGAGCGAAGCGTCTCAAAGAACTGGAAGGGAAGATTCAGGAGTTGGAAGAACGAAAACGCCGCTACGAAGAAGCCTTTGCCCGGCCGGATTTTTTTGATGACGCCGACCGGAGCCGGCCCTACCTCGAGAGCCATAAGGAAACGGTGGCTGCGTTGGAAAAGCTTTTTGAAGAATGGATCGAGATTGAGAACGAGGAGATCGACGAGCCCCGCGACGAGAGGGGCTAG
- a CDS encoding NTP transferase domain-containing protein — protein MAQGFSVLLLASTDPRRLKTPRALLPFGDTSILGRTLQAYIGLKPKEIIVVSADSAERIEESIGKAVESINLISVPDARGKVGLGIKLGLERLESEPQVLMIGLGDQPLLTKELLQSLLKKFEEGKGTIGVPVSQGIPGHPVIFAAEHLEALRALGDEDNYRSILLAHSEAISDSHFDETSFLRTAENPDEYRELLRLAGLPVPTPPQQVRQHY, from the coding sequence ATGGCGCAAGGATTCAGCGTGCTATTGTTGGCCAGTACTGATCCCCGGAGGCTGAAGACACCCCGGGCGCTGCTACCCTTCGGCGATACCTCGATCCTGGGGCGGACGCTTCAAGCTTATATAGGATTGAAACCCAAGGAGATCATTGTCGTCTCGGCTGATAGCGCGGAAAGAATCGAGGAATCGATCGGCAAGGCGGTCGAATCTATAAACCTTATTTCCGTGCCCGATGCGAGGGGCAAAGTCGGTCTCGGGATCAAGCTGGGATTGGAACGCCTTGAAAGTGAACCCCAAGTCTTGATGATCGGTCTCGGTGATCAGCCTCTGCTGACCAAGGAACTTCTTCAGAGCCTCCTCAAGAAATTCGAAGAGGGCAAGGGCACCATCGGGGTTCCGGTATCCCAAGGTATCCCGGGCCACCCGGTCATTTTTGCCGCCGAGCATCTGGAGGCCCTGCGGGCCCTGGGTGATGAAGATAATTATCGTTCGATTCTCTTGGCCCATTCTGAAGCGATCAGCGATAGTCATTTCGACGAAACATCTTTTCTCCGGACGGCGGAAAACCCGGATGAATACAGGGAACTCCTGCGATTGGCCGGTTTGCCCGTCCCCACACCTCCCCAGCAGGTGAGACAACACTACTGA
- a CDS encoding amidohydrolase family protein → MLRLKNIHIFHLSPTWEVIHGDLEIDAGRISAIGSHLPEPGPGTEVMDLEGAWVLPGFVQSHIHLCQTLFRGMAEDLPLHHWLKNRIWPLEAAHTEASLEASARLGALELISSGTTAVLDMGTVHHTERIGLVLEEMGLSGVIGKALMDTGEGVPEGLIETTDAAISSAVEIGKAWDGRGNGTIRASLAPRFILSVSRKAWKRIGEIQEGRGWRIHTHACETPWENKTSRKMIGRTPIAYFESRGLLGTGMTLAHVIWIGRREVEWLAASGTRVAHCPSSNLKLGSGLADIGTLRSAGVAVGLGCDGAACSNSLNMFEEMRRSLLVSSIRSGPGVLTARHALEMATLGGARALGWDDEIGRLEEGRRADLIALWPWGDPSDHTDPHDVIVQEGDPLRVRQVYMAGRRIYCEGEYPGFNPADIIGKADEERRALLQRLGWKPSSIPVRTGGIHYRGDPPAGARG, encoded by the coding sequence TTGCTCCGTCTGAAGAACATCCATATCTTTCACCTGAGCCCCACTTGGGAAGTCATCCATGGCGACCTTGAGATAGATGCAGGCCGGATATCGGCGATCGGATCCCATCTCCCCGAGCCGGGGCCGGGAACCGAGGTCATGGATCTTGAAGGGGCCTGGGTACTTCCCGGTTTTGTTCAGAGCCATATCCACCTCTGCCAGACCCTCTTCCGGGGTATGGCTGAGGACCTTCCCCTCCACCATTGGCTGAAGAATCGCATCTGGCCCCTCGAAGCCGCTCATACAGAGGCTTCCTTGGAGGCTTCGGCCCGCCTCGGCGCCTTGGAGCTGATCAGTTCGGGGACCACGGCCGTTCTGGATATGGGCACCGTCCATCACACAGAGCGGATCGGTTTGGTCTTGGAGGAAATGGGGCTCTCCGGTGTCATCGGCAAGGCGCTCATGGATACGGGTGAGGGTGTCCCTGAGGGGCTCATTGAGACCACCGACGCCGCGATCAGCAGCGCGGTCGAGATTGGGAAGGCATGGGATGGCCGCGGGAATGGAACGATCCGGGCCTCCCTCGCCCCGCGATTCATCCTATCGGTCTCGCGCAAGGCTTGGAAAAGGATCGGAGAAATCCAGGAAGGGCGGGGTTGGAGAATTCACACCCACGCCTGCGAGACGCCGTGGGAGAATAAGACAAGCCGGAAAATGATCGGCCGCACCCCCATCGCCTATTTTGAGTCGCGGGGTCTTCTGGGAACCGGCATGACTCTGGCGCACGTTATCTGGATCGGCCGGCGGGAGGTGGAATGGCTCGCCGCCTCGGGAACACGCGTCGCCCATTGCCCCTCGAGCAATCTGAAACTGGGCTCGGGCCTTGCAGATATTGGAACTCTCCGGAGCGCCGGCGTTGCGGTGGGACTCGGATGCGACGGCGCCGCGTGCAGCAACAGCCTGAACATGTTTGAGGAGATGCGGCGGTCGCTTCTGGTCTCCTCGATACGCTCCGGTCCCGGTGTCCTGACGGCGAGACACGCCCTGGAGATGGCGACCCTCGGCGGCGCGCGGGCGCTGGGTTGGGATGATGAGATCGGCCGCCTTGAAGAGGGACGCCGGGCGGATCTGATCGCTCTCTGGCCCTGGGGCGATCCATCGGATCATACAGATCCACATGACGTTATTGTTCAAGAGGGCGATCCCCTCCGGGTGCGGCAGGTTTATATGGCGGGCCGTCGGATTTATTGTGAAGGCGAGTACCCGGGTTTTAATCCGGCCGATATTATAGGTAAGGCGGATGAGGAAAGGCGCGCCCTGCTTCAACGCTTGGGTTGGAAACCTTCATCAATTCCGGTCCGCACCGGCGGCATACATTACAGGGGCGATCCCCCGGCAGGAGCAAGAGGATGA